The genomic stretch GGCGTGCCCGCGGTCAAGAATGTCAGCTTCGACCTGCGCAAGGGCGAGATCCACGCGCTGCTCGGCGAGAACGGCGCCGGCAAATCGACCTTGACCAAGATCATCGCCGGGGTGGTCGACGCGACGTCGGGCAAGATGTTCCATAGGGGACGCGAGATCGCCTATGCCTCGCCGCATGCGGCGCTCGAAGCCGGCATCGCCATGGTGTTCCAGGAGACCAGCCTGGTGCCGTCGATGACGGTGGCGCAGAACCTCTATCTCGGTACTGAAAAATTCCTCAACCGGCTGCGCGGCACGTATATTTCAGCACAGCAATTCCTGCAGTCGCTGAATTTTCCGGTCGATCCCAACGCCATGGTGGCGACGCTGGGCGCAGCCAAGCGGCAGATGGTGGAGATCGCGCGCGCGGTGCACCACAATGCCGAGATCATCATTTTCGACGAGCCGACGGCGACGCTGACGCCTGAGGAAAAGCGCCACTTCTTCGCGCTGATCCGCAGGCTGAAGGCGAGTGGCGTCTCCATCGTCTTCATCAGCCACGCGCTGGAAGAGGCGCTTGCCATCGCCGACCGCATTACCATCCTGCGCGACGGCGAGCTGGTGATCACCGACGACACGTCGGCCTTCGACCGCGACAAGATCGTTGCCGCCATGGTCGGGCGTACGCTGTCCGGCCAGATCTACCGCCAGCGTGACGAGGCGAAATTGCGCAAGGCCGGCAAGAAGGTGCTGTCGGTGCAGGACATTTCGATGAGCAATGTCGTGCGCAACAATTCCTTCTCGATCTTCGAGGGCCAGATCACCGGTGTGTTC from Mesorhizobium sp. 113-3-3 encodes the following:
- a CDS encoding sugar ABC transporter ATP-binding protein translates to MEPIVRLENVTKNYRGVPAVKNVSFDLRKGEIHALLGENGAGKSTLTKIIAGVVDATSGKMFHRGREIAYASPHAALEAGIAMVFQETSLVPSMTVAQNLYLGTEKFLNRLRGTYISAQQFLQSLNFPVDPNAMVATLGAAKRQMVEIARAVHHNAEIIIFDEPTATLTPEEKRHFFALIRRLKASGVSIVFISHALEEALAIADRITILRDGELVITDDTSAFDRDKIVAAMVGRTLSGQIYRQRDEAKLRKAGKKVLSVQDISMSNVVRNNSFSIFEGQITGVFGLIGSGRTETFKIVSGIYKRDFLRGGAIELDDRPVRYLVPSEAVADGIVYVTEDRKSEGIFETMGIAENLFGGLLAAGREKAWVINQQEMRQLSAEWTKTLNIKAINDNARVVELSGGNQQKVVIGKGLVQQPRIVIFDEPTRGVDVGAIAEIHQIINRLADEGLAVVVISSYLPEIMNLSDRILVCRQGRIVEEFSPAEATEEKIMYAAVH